The Stieleria maiorica genome includes the window CCTGTGTGGCCAACAACACGGTGCCGCAATGAATCCCCTGGGCGCCCAAGGCCAGCGCGGCGACCAGCGAGCGACCGGAACCGAAGCCGCCCGAACCGATCACGGGAATCGAGACCGCATCGACGACCTGGGGCAGCAACACCAACGACGTCACTGACCCATGAATGTGCCCACCTCCTTCGACGCCTTGGGCAATGATCGCGTCCGCTCCGGCAGCCTCCGCCTTGATCGCCTGCTCGGTATCGCCGACCTGATACACGACCCGGCACCCGGCCTGCTTGGCTCGCTGGATCGCATCGGGGACGACGTCCCAAAAGTAAACCATCGTGTGCACACCGGCTTGCAAGCAAGCGTCCAGTTCCAGTCGAAACAGTTCCGGATCCGTCGCCGCAGGAATCAAATTGACCCCGAACGGTTTGTCGGTCCGCGATCGCACCTCGTCGATCTGTTGACGAATCCGCTGCGGCGATTCGCGGACCATGCCCAGACATCCAAAGCCGCCCGCGGCCGACACCGCCGCGACCAGCTCCGCACGCGCGACGCCTCCCATGCCCGCCTGCAAGATCGGATAGCGACAACCCAGCAGGTCACAGATCGGAGTCCGAAGCATTTCGGTGGAGGGCATCACGTTATCCTTGCGTTGATGTGGAATGGAAAGGACGCGCTGGTGTCTAGCCTTTCGGCCAATACCGCTAAGTTAAGGCCGAGGGAGAAGCCCGGACGCTGGCGCGAACCGGCTGATGTCGGACGGTGATCAGCCGTTTGGCGCGAGCCTACGGGCCCTCCCCGCAGGAAACAACGCCTAACTTAGCGGTATTGGCCTTTAGGCGACTCCCTGTTGCCGCTTTGCAGCAACACCGCACGACGATCGGGGCGATCTCAGCCGAAGCACTTTGCGCTGGCCGCTAAGTGTAGACTGTGTATCCACTCGAATCACGTCAAGGAACATCGATGAACCTGAATTCGCTCTCTCGACGCCGCTGGCTGCAATCGGCCGCCGCCGGCACCCTCGCCGTCGCGGTCGGATCGACTAAAAACCGCTCGTTTGCCGCCGACGGATCGCCCGAAGTCGTCCCGATCGGTTCGCGTCGCGAGTTGTTCGTCGACGACGAATTGATCCAGTCGCTTAACGATGTCAATTTGGTTCTGCATCGCCCCCGCGATGAAGGTCAGGTGCTGTCGTTCGACGAACCCTGGGAAGGCGGTTTTTGCGGTTATGCCACCGTGATTCGCGACGGCGACCGATTGCGATTGTACTACCGTGGGCTCGGTGTCGCCGGTCAGGATGGGAACCGCAGCGAGACAACTTGCTATGCCGAATCCACCGATGGTGTCACTTGGACCAAACCCGACTTGGGGCTGTTCGAAGTCAAGGGGACGCGGCAGAACAACGTGGTCTTGTCCGACGCGGCGCCGGTCACGCACAACTTCAGCCCGATGTTGGACACTCGGCCCGGCGTTCGACAAGAGGAACGCTACAAGGCCCTCGGCGGGACGGTCAAGAGCGGCTTGGTCGCCTGGGTCTCGGCCGACGGCACACGGTGGCGCAGATTACAGGACGCGCCCGTGATTCCCAGCGATCAGGTTCCGTTTCCGCACTTCTTCGATTCCCAGAATCTGGCGTTTTGGTCGGCGGCCGAGCAACAGTACGTTTGTTTCTTTCGTGTGTTCCAGGACAAGATCCGTCGCATCGCACGCAGCGTCAGCGACGACTTTGTTCATTGGTCGCCGCCCGTGGTGATGGGCTATCGCCATCGGGGTGACCAGGCGCCGATCGAGCACTTGTACACAAACCAAACACACCCGTATTTCCGCGCCCCGCATCTGTACGTGTCGATAGCGGCCCGCTTTATGCCGCGACGACAGGTCTTGACCGACGATCAAGCTCGGGCGATTGACGTGAACCCACGTTATTTCAAGGACACGTCCGATGCGATCCTGATGACCGCACGACCGGGACGTGATTACTACAACCGTACGTTCCTGAGCAGTTTTGTGCGTCCGGGAATCGGCGCCCGCAATTGGGTGTCGCGGACCAACTATCCGGCATTGAACGTGGTCCAGACCGGGCCGACGGAGATGTCGGTGTATTTGAATCAAGACTATGCCCAGCCGACGGCACATCTGCGACGCTATTCGATGCGGCTGGATGGTTTCGCGTCCGCACAAGCCGATTACCACGGCGGCGAATTGATCACCAAACCATTGACGTTCGCCGGATCACGCCTGGCAATCAATTTCGCGACCTCGGCCGCGGGCGATATTCGCGTGGAGATCCAAGACGCGAGCGGTCAACCGATCCCGGGCTTCACGCTTGCCGAATCACGCGAGCAGATCGGCAACGAGATCGATCGAATCGTGACCTGGAATTCCGGCCCCGATGTCTCGCCCCTGGCCGGACGCCCCGTGCGACTCCGCTTCGCGATGAAGGATGCCGACCTGTTCGCCATGCAATTCACCGATGCGGCTTCGTCCGGATAAATGCGACGCGCTCAGGACACCGGGTGAACAAACCCCAGATGGCCCTCGAAGTGTCGGCACTGCAGCGCCTCGTGCTGTTGCCGCGTCATGTTTCCAAAGAACACATGTTTGGGGATTTGATCGGCCGACATGAATTTCCGGTACGCTTGGCGAAGATGCTCAAGTCCGTCTTCGGTCGAAACGGCCTCGCTGGGCCAGAGCACGTTTTGTGCCTTGGATGGCAGCTTGAACCCGGTACTGGCCTTTCGCAGCACCATCGGACGGATCAGACGCGACAGCAGTCGCATCGGCAGCGCCGCCGGCGGCATCGCGCGCTGGTGCAACGCGACCTCCAAGGTGCGGGCCAAGTGTTCCAGGATTTGCCCGAGCGAAAACTGGCCCGTGGTTCGCGTGGTTGAAGCGGCCAGTCGCTCGGCCTCCGCCATCGCCTCTTCCATCGAACCAAAACGGAGCTTGCGGTGTTCAGCGGCCATAGCAGGATACAAAAATGGGGACGGGGGTGAATGGCAGGGGCTTAGTGAGCCGACGGCGCTAGCCGCGGGCCTTGATGCGTCTTTAACACGGCGGTAAGGCCCGAGGCTAGCGCCTACGGCTCAACGTATTGGCTTAAGCCCGTGCCATTCGGGACGGGGGTTGATTTCGCCAGCGCTACTGGCACGTGTTCGTCAGCGTTCCGATGCCGTCCACGATCACGCTGCATCGGTCGCCCGGTCGCAGGTACACCGGTGGGTCCTTGGCATCGCCGACGCCGGGTGGAGTGCCGGTGAAGATCACGTCGCCGGGTTTCAGCGTGACGAATTTGGACAGGTGCGCGATCGTCGTGGGAATATCAAAAATCAACTGTGCCGTCGTGCTGTCCTGGACGACTTCGCCGTTCAACTCCATTTGCACCCGCACGTTTGACGGGTCGGGCAGCTCTTCGGTCGTCACCACACAGGGGCCCAGCGGGGCGAAGGTGTCGAACGTCTTGCCCAGCAACCACTGGCCGCCCGGGCGACCCTTTTGCCAATCGCGTGCCGAGACGTCGTGCCCACAGGTGTAGCCATAGACATGCTGCATGGCATCCGCCACGGGAATGTCGCGTCCCTCACGTCCGATCACCACAACCAATTCGGCCTCATAGTCGACCTTCTGGGAGATCGACGGCAACTGGATCGCTTGGCCGTGCCCAATGACCGCCGTGCTGAATTTGCTGAACACGACCGGCTCGGACGGGATCGGTGAATTCGTTTCGATCGCGTGATCGCGATAATTCAGCCCGATGCAAATCACTTTTTCAGGCGTCGGAACCGGGGGCAACAGCACCTCGGGCGCTGGCGACCAGTGTTCTGCGGCGACGGTGTCTGGATCGGGCAGACCACTCGCCCGCAAACCGAACAATTCCGCTTCTGATGGCGCGGTGTCCATCACCAAACGCAACGGGCAAACCTTGCCGCTGTGATAAAACGCGTACTCGGGGCGTCCGTCAGGACCTGGGATGCGACAGAGGGGCATGGGGCAATGATCGTTAAAGCAGAAAGGGGTGGGGCAGCGAGATCATCCTGCACTGTTCACGCCTGGTTGCCAACCCGGCGACCGGTGGAAGGTTTTCGTCAACACGGACGCAAGACGGGCCTCCCTCCCCTCCCGAAGCCAATTCGACGCCCACGTAGCGTCGGCAAAAATAGCGGGATCGCTAGAAACCAGAAACCATCTCTTCACGCAGCTTCATCAACTCGATCACCAGATCGCTCCGCTCGCCGGCCAAATTCTGTTGCTCGCCGGGATCGCGACTCAGATCCGCCAGGAACAACTTCTCGTTCAATTGGCCACCGCGGATTTGTTTGGTTTGCGGCAGGGTCGTGTCACGCGGATTTCCGATCAGTTTCCAATTGCCACGGCGCACGGCCCACTGTGGCGAGCGGCCGCCGCCCATCTGCCAATAGAACTGTTCGCGTGGCGCCGCCGCGTCGTTGACCAAGACGTCCGCCATCGACACGCCGTCCAGTTTCGCCTCCGGCAATTCGACGCCACACCACTGCGCGAGGGTGGGGAACCAGTCACAGGAGGTCATGAACTGGTCGCGCGATTCACCGGCGGGCAACCGACCCGGAAAGCGGACCACACTGGGCACGCGGATGCCGCCTTCGAACAGTGAAAACTTTGCGCCGCGGTACGGGCCGGCATTGCCGCCGCCGCCAAACGCCCGCGTTTCGGTGCTGTGTCCGTGGTCGGGTTGGTAAATCACGATCGTGTTGTCGGCCAAACCCCGCTCGTCCAGATAGTCCAGCACCATGCCGATGTACTGGTCCATCGTCGAAACGAACGCGCAGTATTCACGCCGCGGTGTCGGCAAATCACGGTAGTGTTCTAACCACTCCGGCGTGCCCTGGTAGGGATAGTGCGGCGCGTTGAAAGCCCAGTACAGCAGCCAGGGTTTTGCGTTGGGGCCATCACCGGTTTGGCCACCGATGAACTGTTTGCAACGATCGACCATCAGTTGTGGAAAGTACTCGCCCGGCCGATGCACCTCCGTCCCGTTGTCCCACAGATCATGGCGATTCGGTCCCGACCAATAAAAGAAGTGCGAAAAGTTATCGATGCAGCCTTCCAGGTGACCAAACCAGCGATCGAATCCCTGGCCGGCCGGATTGATGGTGTCGGTGCGTCCGAGGTGCCATTTGCCGACATGTCCGGTCGCGTATCCGGACCGACGGAACGTTTCGGCGATCGTGATTTCTTCCGTCTTCAAGTCCCCGTTGCCCGGTTGCCCGGCACGTGCGGGATAACGTCCCGTCAACAGCCCGACGCGGCTGGCCGAACAGACCGGTGCGGCGGAATACATTTGGGTGAGTTTTAATCCTTGTGATGCCAAGCGGTCCATGTTGGGCGTCAGCAAGTCTTTGACGCCGAAGCAACCCATGTCAATCGAACCTTGATCGTCACCGTAGATGATCAAAACGTTGGGGCGTTGCGATGACTCGCCAGAGTTTTCGGAGACCGTCTTTTCAACGTCTTGTGACCAAGTTGCCGGTGCGATGGAAAAGGTCAACGCACTCGTTAGCAACAAATAAACAATCGCTCGCATGAAAAACACTTTGTGGGAGACAACGAATGATCCGCGGGATGTGATAGTCTAACGCGAATCGGCTATGCCGGCACACACCACCATCATTCTGCCCCGGATCATTCTGCCATCCCTCCCCTGAGTCTCACTGACCTGATACGCAGCTGTGGAGACGCCGAGAGGTAGGAAGATTTGGGAGGTAGGAAGATTTGGGAGGTAGGAAGATTTGGGAGGTAGGAAGATTTGGGAGGTCGAATCGATGGCGTCGTTCGTCATTTTCTTACCTCCGAAATCTTCTTACCCGATTCCGCAACGGCTGAACAAACGGACGTCCGCCTCGACGAGCCCGGAAGCCCATCCCACAGCACAATCCTAATCGCAAAGCTGTGCCAGGGCCGCCGCATTCGCTTGGTCTTCGAAGACCGCGGCGATTGGAATCGCGAACCCGGCGACCACCCTCGATTCGATCGATCCACCCGCCAACTTTTGGGCCAGATGGTAACCACTTTCGCCTTCCCGCAGGACGTACTGTTCGATCGTCCGCTCGTCGCAATCGATGATCCAGTACTCGGCGATGCCGTGCTGGGCGTAGTCCTGGAACTTGACGCCCTGATCACGCGACACGGTGCTTTCGGATAATACCTCGACGACAAAATCCGGCGCCGGAAACTGCATGTGGTCGGGGCCGAAGGTCGCGGCTTTGTCCTTGCCAAAGAAAACGAGGTCGGGTTCGTAATCGTTGCGGGTCAGGCAGATCAACGCTTTTTCAGAAAAGACTTCGCCGAGCCCGTTCCGATGTGCGAAGGTGTCGAGCAATTTGAGCAACCGTCGCGTCACTCTCAGGTGCTTTGCCTTGGCCGGTGAGTGCATCACCACTTCACCGGCGATAAACTCTGCCTTCACACTGGGCGGCAATTCACGCCGAAACGCTTCGCGCGCCTTTCGCTCGGTGGCCAATTTCGAATTGATCACTTCGGCGATCTTCGGCAGCTCGGGGCTCGCAAAAATTGATTCGAGATTGGATTCGTCAAGCATTTTCGTGGTAATCTCCTCGCCCACAGTTTATCACGCGACCCGCCAAATTTGCCAATCGAATGAATCGCATTGCCGCAGTTTTGCTCTTCCTGTCCATGTTGCCGCCGACCCTGCCTGGGGAAGACGCGGTTCAATTGAAGTGGGAGGAATTGCCGGCACTGCCCGACGCCTTGGGGTTTGCCGGCCCGTTCGTCGGGGTTCACCCGATCGCCGCCGCGGACCCGCAGGCGGCCGACGAAGTGCTGATCGTTGCCGGTGGAGCCAATTTTCCCGCACCGGTCTGGGAGAACGAAAAAGTTTGGCACGACCGTGTGTTTGTGGCCACCAAGGATCAGGGGACGTTGCACTGGACCGAAGCCGGGACGTTGCCCCGGCCGCTCGCGTATGGGGCCGCCGTTTCGACGCCCGAAGGTGTGCTGTGCCTGGGCGGCAGCGATTCCGAGCAAACGTTTCGCGACTGTTTTCTGTTGCGTTGGAAACCCCAATCAAAACAGATCGAAACGATCGACTACCCGCCGTTGCCAACACCGTGCGCCTTCGGTGCGGCGACGATCATCGGCAGCGTGGTCTACGTCGCCGGCGGGCAAAGTGATTCGGCGTTGTCGTCGGCCATGAATCAACTTTGGTCGCTCGATCTGTCACTAAAGGACTCCCCAGAATCATTTCAGTGGCGATCGCTTCCCGATTGTCCAGGGAAAACGCGGGCGCTGAATCTGACCGTCAGCCAGCACAACGGATTCGAGAGTTGCGTGTACGTCATCAGTGGTCGTCGCCAGGAGGGCGATCAGACCGAGTTTTTGAAAGACGTCTGGGAGTATTCGCCATCGACTCAAGCGTGGCGGAAACGGAGCGACGCACCGCGCAGCGTGATGGCCGGAACGGCAATCGGATTTGGCCAAAGTCACCTGTTTGTGCTCGGCGGCGACGACGGCGAATTGTTCGGCCGTGCCGACGAACTCAAGGACGATCATCCCGGATTCATTCGCCAGGCACTCGCCTACCACACCATCACCGACACATGGACAAGCGCCGGGCCGACGCCGATCAATCAGGTCACGACGATCGCGGTCGAGTTGGATGATTCAATCATCGTCGCCAGCGGCGAAGTCCGTCCGCGGGTTCGAACACCCAGCGTGTATCGCGTGACGCCGGTCACGTCCACGCATGGCTTCGGCGGTTTGAACTACGTCGTGTTGTTCGGATACCTGATCGCGATGGTCGGTGTCGGTGTCTACTTTGCCAACAAGAACAAGAACACCGACGACTACTTTCGCGGCGGCAAGAGAATCCCCTGGTGGGCCGCCGGGTGCAGCATTTTTGCGACGATGCTCAGTTCATTGACCTTTACCGGAGTCCCCTCCAAAGCCTTCGCCCAGGATTGTGTCTACGCGATCGGCAACTTCATGATTCCGGTGGTCGCGGTGGTGGCCGTTTTCGTGGCCCTGCCGTTCTTTCGGCGCATCGATGCGACGAGCGCGTACGAGTATTTGGAAAAGCGATTCAGCCGCCGGGTGCGGATGTTCGGCAGCGCCAGCTTTGCACTGTTCCATTTGTTTCGCATGGCGGTGGTGATGTCGCTGACGGGACTGGCGCTGGCCGTCGCCACGCCACTGACGCCGTCTCAATCCGTGCTGCTAATGGGCATCCTGAGCATTCTGTACTGCACGATGGGAGGCGTCGAAGCGGTGATCTGGACCGACACGATCCAGACCGTGGTCTTGCTGGGCGGGGCCGTGGTCGCGATCGTGTTGTTGGTGTCGGGATGCGAAGGCGGATTCGGAGGGTTCGTCGAATCGGTGACCCGGGCGGACAAGGTCAATGTCGCCAACTTACATTTCGACGCGACGTCGGGCCGCACCGCGTTGTGGGTGGTCATCATCGGTGCGATCGGGCAAAACCTGTCCTCGTACACCGCCGACCAAGCGGTCGTGCAACGTTACATGACGACCGAGACGCAGCGATTGGCGGCGCGGTCGATCTGGACCAACGCCGTGTTGACGATTCCCGCAACGATCTTGTTTTTCGGGATCGGCGTCGCCCTGTTTGCGTTTTATCAATCGCATCCCGAAAAACTGGATCCGACGATCACCACCGACCAGGTCTTTCCACTGTTCATCGCCCGCGAGATGCCGATCGGGTTGGCCGGGTTGATCGTCGCCGGCGTCTTTGCCGCCGCACAATCGACCGTATCGACCAGCATGAATTCGACCGCCACGGCAATCGTCACCGACTTCCTGAGACCGCAACAGGTTTGCAGCAGCGAAGCCGGTTACCTGACGGCCGCCCGCGTGTTGACGTTCTTGATGGGCGTCGCCGGCACGTTGCTGGGGCTGATCTTTGTCGACCCGAACATCAAATCGTTGTTCGACACCTTCATCGCCGTGATCGGATTGTTCATGGGCGTGCTCGGCGGCCTGTTCATCTTGGGTGCTTTGACAACCCGCGCCAACGGAAGCGGCGCGATGATCGGCGCCCTGCTGGGCGCGTCGGTCATGTTCTGCCTGTGGCGATTCACGCCACTCAACGGATACCTGTACACGGCAACCGGGATCAGCACCTGTGTCGTCGCCGGCTACGGCGCCAGCCTGCTTCTGCCGCAAGCCGACAAGGATCTGGCCGGGCTGACGATCCACACCCTGGGCGAAGCGGCGTGAACCGCTATTCCGCACCCGTCCCAGTCTACGCGCACCCCATCATTCTGCCCCGAATCATTCTGCCATCCCTCCCGTCGTTCCGATCGATTCGACATAACACCCTGGCTGGCTGGAGAGGTAGGAAGATTTTGGAGGTAGGAAAATTGCCCCAGTCGAAGGGAGACTGCATTTCAACATCTTCTTACCCCCGAAATCTTCTTACCCCATTTCGGGAAAGACTAAAAAAGCACGCCCGGCCTCTCGCTCCCCCGACGGCGCCGGGGACAAGTGGCAGGATTGACGAGTCTGGAAGCCTCTTCCACAACCAGCCACCTCAGGCGATCAGTTCCGGGATGATTTCGCCGCCGAATTGGCTGAGCTGTTTGAAACGGCCGCCGTGGAAGTAGGTCAGCTTGTTGTCGTCCAGTCCCAACAGATGCAACAGCGTCACGTGGAAGTCGCGAATCGGGTGCACGCACTCGACCGCCGACGAACCCAGTTCGTCCGTCCCGCCGACGACGCCCGGTTTCACGCCGCCGCCGGCCATCAACATCGTCATCGCCATGTTGTTGTGACCGCGTCCGAGCGAGTACACGCCGCCACGCTTGTTGTTGTCCGGCGTGCGACCGAACTCTCCCGTCCAGATCACCAACGTGTCTTCCAGCATGCCACGCTGCTTCAGATCGCGAATCAGCGCCGCCATCGGCTTGTCGACACTCTTGATCCGAGACGAGTGGCCGCGTTCCAGATAATCGTGGCTGTCCCAACCGCCGCTAAAGATCTGGACGAAACGAACACCGCTTTCGACCAACCGCCGCGCCATCAAACACTGGCGTCCGAACGTCTCCGTTTCCGGATCATCCATGCCGTACATCGAGACGGTGTCTTGCGATTCTTTGCTCAAATCGATCACGCCGGGGACTTCGGTTTGCATTCGGAACGCGAGCTCATAGCTTTGCATCCGGGCACTCAGTTTTTGATCCGCCGCACCGAGCGAATCCAAATGCGCCTTGTTCAGCCGCGCCAGTTCGTCCAGTGCTCGCCGTTGGTGATCGCGCGATTTGAAATCCTGTGGAGCAAGGTCCAGGATCGGCGATCCTTCCGGACGTAACCGCGTGCCCTGGTAATAGGGTGGCAAGAACCCGTTACTCCAGTTCGTCGGACCGCCCTGTGGCAACGCCAATTCGGTCATCACGACGTAGCCCGGCAGGTTCTGGTTTTCCGTGCCCAAACCGTACGTCGCCCAGGCACCGACCGCGGGGTCACCGCCCAAGCGGCTGCCGGTGTTCATGTGGAACAACGCTTCGGGGTGATTGAGCGATTCGGCTTGGCAACCGCGATAGTTGCACAATTCGTTCGCGACGTAGGGATCCGACAGGTACTTCCACTGGTCGCACATCTCGATGCCGGTGTCGCCGACCTTGTTGAACCCGAACGGGCTGCCGACAAAGAATTTGAATCCCTGTTCCTGGCCTGCCTTCAGCTTCGACTCGGTCTTGTGCAGCCGGGTCAATTCCGGCTTGGGGTCGAACGTGTCCATCTGGCCCGGCCCGCCTTCCATGAACAGCATGATGACGTTCTTGGCCTTGGCCGGCATCATCGGCGTTTTGGGTGACAGTGGTGAATTGCCCGCGGAGGCCTGCGCCGCGTCTTCGCCTTGGAGCATCGCCGAAAAGGCGACCGAACCCAGGGAAGCACCGAGTCCGAATAACGCGTCGCGACGATTGAGCTTGGTAGTCATCTGCCGTTTTCCTGTGCTATGAGAATCTGTCTGGTCTGTGTTTCGGATCAAAGTGAAAGGTCAAGTGAGTTCAGCCCGTGTTTGCATTGATGCCAGCGGGACGCGTGAGCGACCGGCCCGTAATCAAACTCGTTCCTAGGCTCCGCCTTGGAACGGGATGTCTGTGTGGCTCCAGCCACACCTGCCGTCAAAACGTGAGGCGGAGCCTCCTGGTTCCTTGTGTTCCCAGGCGGAGCCTGGGAACAAGTGGGATGGCTGACGCCACGTGCTGGCATACTTACTCCACATACATAAACTCGTTCGTGTTCCATAACAGCAGGCACATGTCTGCCAGCGCCCGCGTCTCGGGTGACACATCGGCGGCTTTTAGATCGTACTGGTAATTCTCGAACACCGGCAAAATCTCTTCGTATTTGAACACCTTGCCCGAAAACTCTTCCACCAACGAACGCGTGATGCTGCTCGGATACTCGACCGGAGCCGGTTCGACCGACCGGTGATAGGTCTGCATCTCTTTCACGTAACGCGTCAGTTGCTGTTGCTCGTCTTGGGTTGCGCCGCGTCCAAACGTCAATCGAAACGCCCGA containing:
- a CDS encoding NAD(P)H-dependent flavin oxidoreductase, with the translated sequence MPSTEMLRTPICDLLGCRYPILQAGMGGVARAELVAAVSAAGGFGCLGMVRESPQRIRQQIDEVRSRTDKPFGVNLIPAATDPELFRLELDACLQAGVHTMVYFWDVVPDAIQRAKQAGCRVVYQVGDTEQAIKAEAAGADAIIAQGVEGGGHIHGSVTSLVLLPQVVDAVSIPVIGSGGFGSGRSLVAALALGAQGIHCGTVLLATQESFAHDVHKQRIVSADATDTLHTDAFAINWPPHSPVRVIKNESTVEYEHDPFGHCAEDMPREQIAEEEGRPVYRMSTDSPLKSMTGELEKLAMFGGQVAGQVTAIESAATVIGRIVSDAETVLGRFADRGELGES
- a CDS encoding glycoside hydrolase family protein; amino-acid sequence: MNLNSLSRRRWLQSAAAGTLAVAVGSTKNRSFAADGSPEVVPIGSRRELFVDDELIQSLNDVNLVLHRPRDEGQVLSFDEPWEGGFCGYATVIRDGDRLRLYYRGLGVAGQDGNRSETTCYAESTDGVTWTKPDLGLFEVKGTRQNNVVLSDAAPVTHNFSPMLDTRPGVRQEERYKALGGTVKSGLVAWVSADGTRWRRLQDAPVIPSDQVPFPHFFDSQNLAFWSAAEQQYVCFFRVFQDKIRRIARSVSDDFVHWSPPVVMGYRHRGDQAPIEHLYTNQTHPYFRAPHLYVSIAARFMPRRQVLTDDQARAIDVNPRYFKDTSDAILMTARPGRDYYNRTFLSSFVRPGIGARNWVSRTNYPALNVVQTGPTEMSVYLNQDYAQPTAHLRRYSMRLDGFASAQADYHGGELITKPLTFAGSRLAINFATSAAGDIRVEIQDASGQPIPGFTLAESREQIGNEIDRIVTWNSGPDVSPLAGRPVRLRFAMKDADLFAMQFTDAASSG
- a CDS encoding DUF1569 domain-containing protein, with the translated sequence MAAEHRKLRFGSMEEAMAEAERLAASTTRTTGQFSLGQILEHLARTLEVALHQRAMPPAALPMRLLSRLIRPMVLRKASTGFKLPSKAQNVLWPSEAVSTEDGLEHLRQAYRKFMSADQIPKHVFFGNMTRQQHEALQCRHFEGHLGFVHPVS
- a CDS encoding fumarylacetoacetate hydrolase family protein; its protein translation is MPLCRIPGPDGRPEYAFYHSGKVCPLRLVMDTAPSEAELFGLRASGLPDPDTVAAEHWSPAPEVLLPPVPTPEKVICIGLNYRDHAIETNSPIPSEPVVFSKFSTAVIGHGQAIQLPSISQKVDYEAELVVVIGREGRDIPVADAMQHVYGYTCGHDVSARDWQKGRPGGQWLLGKTFDTFAPLGPCVVTTEELPDPSNVRVQMELNGEVVQDSTTAQLIFDIPTTIAHLSKFVTLKPGDVIFTGTPPGVGDAKDPPVYLRPGDRCSVIVDGIGTLTNTCQ
- a CDS encoding sulfatase family protein, whose translation is MRAIVYLLLTSALTFSIAPATWSQDVEKTVSENSGESSQRPNVLIIYGDDQGSIDMGCFGVKDLLTPNMDRLASQGLKLTQMYSAAPVCSASRVGLLTGRYPARAGQPGNGDLKTEEITIAETFRRSGYATGHVGKWHLGRTDTINPAGQGFDRWFGHLEGCIDNFSHFFYWSGPNRHDLWDNGTEVHRPGEYFPQLMVDRCKQFIGGQTGDGPNAKPWLLYWAFNAPHYPYQGTPEWLEHYRDLPTPRREYCAFVSTMDQYIGMVLDYLDERGLADNTIVIYQPDHGHSTETRAFGGGGNAGPYRGAKFSLFEGGIRVPSVVRFPGRLPAGESRDQFMTSCDWFPTLAQWCGVELPEAKLDGVSMADVLVNDAAAPREQFYWQMGGGRSPQWAVRRGNWKLIGNPRDTTLPQTKQIRGGQLNEKLFLADLSRDPGEQQNLAGERSDLVIELMKLREEMVSGF
- a CDS encoding Uma2 family endonuclease, translating into MLDESNLESIFASPELPKIAEVINSKLATERKAREAFRRELPPSVKAEFIAGEVVMHSPAKAKHLRVTRRLLKLLDTFAHRNGLGEVFSEKALICLTRNDYEPDLVFFGKDKAATFGPDHMQFPAPDFVVEVLSESTVSRDQGVKFQDYAQHGIAEYWIIDCDERTIEQYVLREGESGYHLAQKLAGGSIESRVVAGFAIPIAAVFEDQANAAALAQLCD
- a CDS encoding sodium:solute symporter family transporter codes for the protein MNRIAAVLLFLSMLPPTLPGEDAVQLKWEELPALPDALGFAGPFVGVHPIAAADPQAADEVLIVAGGANFPAPVWENEKVWHDRVFVATKDQGTLHWTEAGTLPRPLAYGAAVSTPEGVLCLGGSDSEQTFRDCFLLRWKPQSKQIETIDYPPLPTPCAFGAATIIGSVVYVAGGQSDSALSSAMNQLWSLDLSLKDSPESFQWRSLPDCPGKTRALNLTVSQHNGFESCVYVISGRRQEGDQTEFLKDVWEYSPSTQAWRKRSDAPRSVMAGTAIGFGQSHLFVLGGDDGELFGRADELKDDHPGFIRQALAYHTITDTWTSAGPTPINQVTTIAVELDDSIIVASGEVRPRVRTPSVYRVTPVTSTHGFGGLNYVVLFGYLIAMVGVGVYFANKNKNTDDYFRGGKRIPWWAAGCSIFATMLSSLTFTGVPSKAFAQDCVYAIGNFMIPVVAVVAVFVALPFFRRIDATSAYEYLEKRFSRRVRMFGSASFALFHLFRMAVVMSLTGLALAVATPLTPSQSVLLMGILSILYCTMGGVEAVIWTDTIQTVVLLGGAVVAIVLLVSGCEGGFGGFVESVTRADKVNVANLHFDATSGRTALWVVIIGAIGQNLSSYTADQAVVQRYMTTETQRLAARSIWTNAVLTIPATILFFGIGVALFAFYQSHPEKLDPTITTDQVFPLFIAREMPIGLAGLIVAGVFAAAQSTVSTSMNSTATAIVTDFLRPQQVCSSEAGYLTAARVLTFLMGVAGTLLGLIFVDPNIKSLFDTFIAVIGLFMGVLGGLFILGALTTRANGSGAMIGALLGASVMFCLWRFTPLNGYLYTATGISTCVVAGYGASLLLPQADKDLAGLTIHTLGEAA
- a CDS encoding DUF1501 domain-containing protein — encoded protein: MTTKLNRRDALFGLGASLGSVAFSAMLQGEDAAQASAGNSPLSPKTPMMPAKAKNVIMLFMEGGPGQMDTFDPKPELTRLHKTESKLKAGQEQGFKFFVGSPFGFNKVGDTGIEMCDQWKYLSDPYVANELCNYRGCQAESLNHPEALFHMNTGSRLGGDPAVGAWATYGLGTENQNLPGYVVMTELALPQGGPTNWSNGFLPPYYQGTRLRPEGSPILDLAPQDFKSRDHQRRALDELARLNKAHLDSLGAADQKLSARMQSYELAFRMQTEVPGVIDLSKESQDTVSMYGMDDPETETFGRQCLMARRLVESGVRFVQIFSGGWDSHDYLERGHSSRIKSVDKPMAALIRDLKQRGMLEDTLVIWTGEFGRTPDNNKRGGVYSLGRGHNNMAMTMLMAGGGVKPGVVGGTDELGSSAVECVHPIRDFHVTLLHLLGLDDNKLTYFHGGRFKQLSQFGGEIIPELIA